ACGAGAATGAAGAAAGTTTCTCGGACAAGAATCTGGAAAAGAAGAAGGGAGATGTGGAAGTTGCAGAGAGTGAAAGTGAAGGACGGTGGGATATGTAAGAGAATCCGTGAGGTTTTGGTTCGTCCAATCTATGTGCTTCAAGTGTAAATGTCCTTTACTTTATCACACTCACCAAAGGGTCAAAGTCACAGTTCATGTCTTTTTTTCCTCcgaatctttttattttgtttttaataaaactgagtttttttaagaatgtgttttcttttagatttttctgtcaTTGTTgttataaactaaaaacaaataatgtactctctctttcttccttaaaattacatattctaaatttttcacacgttttaataaaacacattaaatttacatatttttttgtatttatctttttttccataattttaagccaataaaaattcaACTAGTAGAATTAAATTAGTTTGCAATATTAGTTAATAAGATAtacattaaaaatgtaaaaaatggatttttttgaaacaaattttttttctagaatatgtaactttaagGAACGGAATGAGTAtattcttttgataaaaaaaacaaacaaataatgtatattcctaaaaaaaaaatgatctatATCAACATGGAAAGGAGATAGTAAaaggatttagaaaaaaatatttgaataaaaacttttaaaaatttatggtcTTCGAACGTGGTATACTTTCAAAATATCTGGTCATTTGATATGCTTCTCACCTATCCAGACTAACCAAATGATAAAATGATAATCATgattaaaacttaaatatcCAGAAAATAGTTTATGTATATGTATTGTGAATGTATATAAAAACTGAATAGTACCTAGATAATATGGAGTATGACGGTAATAACTAGAACATGATTTATGTATCTCTAATGTGAATGAATATTAGAACCGGATAATCAATTATAGGTTagagttaaataaatataaaggaTGAAGTACTATGTACTTTGTGGATATTAACGGGATATTACAtagttaatttgatataatTTCTAGTTAATTTGGATAAATTTGCTAGTTAATAGATTAGTCAAGCTAAGCAAGTTGCAAAATGAATTTGTGACCACGATTGAGTCTTATGGATCCGACCTTGTCAGCATGTTTCCAAGCTTCTCTGTGTTTCGGTTCCCATAATAATCAGCATCAACCTCATAGCattcttaaacctcaagacaaaACAGTGTATGTTTCAAAGGAAAGTAAAAGTCTtgaatatgaaatattataatgCATGGTGTGCTATGTTATGCGGAGTTTCACTGTAAGGTCTACATTAAGAAGCTACTTCTAAAAGCAAAAATATGAAAGGATAATGAGAAGAAGGAACATATGAAAGCAATTGCGTAATGATGTTAAACAAGCTCGTTCACAAGATTTGATGCTTTTGTGACAAATACCAACTTTGAAATGTAACTCCAACCTTAGCAGCAACAAAACTTTCAAAGAATGTCCTAATAGAATAAAGTTGAAGAGATTCTTGGATTTACACCATTCATCAAATGAGTCATAAACCGTGCTTATGTTTCTgcataaaagaaataaaatatgctttaagaaggaaaaaaattcaaactttaaaatgtaaaaccaaacttgaggatgaagaaaaATGTGAACCGTTATTTTGCAGCTGACCTGTGGTTTAAAACAAGATCTAACTTGATAGGGCAAAGACTTTATGCAATGAAATGTTGTAGAAAGCAAAACCCATAAAGGGTTTCTCAAATCCTAGACAAGGGCAAATGACTCTAATCAAAATAGAGACATATTCTTCTGTCATTTGTAATAGCAGTgagtaaacaaaacaaatagaaCTTGAGAAAACTACTGAAAATGGAGAACTTGCACCGCTGAAGAGATGGAGACATAATCAGAGGAAGGTGAGTTAAAGATAATGTCAGATTCACTCATGACAAAGTAAGAGCAGAAgactcaatgatcaaaaccaagACTCTGTCTCTCGTTTTATCATTCTCGTTTTGCTGCCGCTCCGTCTCTCTCGTTCCCCTTCGATATGCACAAAGTTCTGGGTTAGGGTTTGGCCTCGGAGGGCGCTCCGCTGCAGAGGAGATGCGACTCCGACGGCTTATCTGCTTTCTCTGGATCCTTGGTGAGGAGGCTGAACGGTGGTTGGTTGTTGCAGTCGGCTCTTGGGTTCAGGACATAGATCTTTTTCTCCTCAGATCTAGTCTGGTTTATCTCTGTTCGAGAGGAGAAGAAACGGTTTGATTCTTCCTGCTCGTCGGTGGTTCTCCGCCTCTGGTCTAGGATGTCATTCGGCTCGGGTTGGTGTTTCTCGGTTCTCGTCGGTGTCGTCGAGCGCTGGTCTCTCCTTTCCTTAGTCTAAGTGTGCGCCGGTGGATCTCATTATCACGGTGGCGAGTCTTGTAGCTCGAGTTCGCAGGTGGGTTGGTCCTCGAGCTCTGTTCCGGCTCGTGTAGGTCTTGTGCTAGGTTCAAAGGGCGGTTGTCTGTGCCTCCTGAGTGGCCTCTTGCAAAGCCGCTTCACTTCAGATCTTCTCTACTCGATCCCTAGTTTGTTTGTCCTCTGAAGGCGACGGTCTTCGGTGAGGATTAGGCCCTGGTTCTTCATATTGTCTTTGCTGTCGCAGGAGACGGATTCTAGCAGCACGGGTTTTAGTTCGTCGGTTCTCGACGACTTCAGGCGTTGTAGCGATTCACGTCGACGCTTGGTCCTCGTTCACATCCCAGCATCACTTAGGTTTGCTTGAGCTTAGTGGTGGTGTGCGTGACAAATTATGTGCAGGTTCGGGGCTTCAAGGCAAGGAGTACGGAGGTTACGACCGTTTTGGCTCGAGCAGATTGGTTTCTAGTCTGTTCTGTGTCTAATAAATGCTCTGTTTGGTTGCGGCTGGAGTGCTTGGCCCTTGCCGCTGCTGCTTGTTCTTGTGGGCAGAAGCTAAGAAAGTTCTCCACGAGCTGGTCTTGGGTGAGTCAATATCTTAAAGAGCGGATCATCGGGGAGGGCCAAAATTACCGGATTCCGGCTCTCGGTTTAACTGTGACTCTTCCTTTTGTGGCAAGTGGATGGTGCTGACTTAGTCAAGCTTCGAGTCAATGGCTTTGGTTTGTCGTGTCTGCCTCGGTTTAGACTAAATAGAGTTTCTGTTTaggattttattttcatttttctgcTACTAGTTTCTTTGTATTTctgtcaaaaatttaaaaacttcgtaataatatctttacatttttaccaaaaaaaaaaaaaaaagttttggaaGCATCTTTGAAGAATGTTAAATGCAGCGAGAGGGAtagagagagaatgagagagagaaggagtGAATTTTTTTGGGATAATAGTGGTCAAGGAAAAACTTTTGCCGTCATGTTTTTAGGTGGCGTGAAGAAGCTCTCTTTATGTCATTATTACAGATTTTCTTAGCTATAGGTGCAGCATATCAAAGTGTCAGAAATAGGTGCAGAGGTAGAGGTAAAATCTGGATTATGAATTAATAACAGTGATCACGCGCTacttctccatacactgcaatTATTTTTCATAGCTATACACTGTAATtactcaaaacaaaaaaaattggggaAGTTTACTAGAATGATTCAAATTAATTAAGAAATGACTAGAATGactcttaaaaaaataaaattaccaaaaaaattttATGGCCGAAAATGCCCTTCTCCATAGTTATGATGAAAAAGGAATATTACTAAAATgccattttcatttatttagaATACTCCGACGGCAGATTTATTTAACGAAAAACAAATCTATCAGaatataaatctattaatttaaacTGCTATTGAATTTATATCTGCTAAGTATTTGGTGGCAGACTTGTGTATTACGACAGATGTTTTTAAGATGGCAGATTTGTATATCCGATTTAAGGTTGTCGATAGATTTATCTATTTTAGTCTGTCGAATGTAGTAACCGTTTTTTTGTAACAGTCAGTTTTTTTCCGGAGTAGATAGAGTTTTCAGACAGATATGTTTATCGGTATTAGACTTTAGTTTTTATGATAGATTTGTTTACCCGATTTAAATTTGTAATCGACTTTTTTATCCATTTGGTGGCCGATTTTAGAAATTGCCGTCTTTGACGGCAgacttttgaaatatttttaattactagAGTGggacaaaaatcgaatttatagcTAAATTCCCATAGtttctgattttatttttaattggatTCCGGTTTAGATTTTCTGGATtgggttttaattaattttaaattttggtttagatttattttcggtttaaattaatttaaaccaattttGAACTTTGGTTTAGGTTTAAGAGTATTACGGCCACGTTTTCCAATTTAGGTTTTACGTTCTTtgtcgtcttcttcctcttactTTCATGGTGATTTACAACTGCATCTTTTAATTCATATTGAGTGGAGAGTTATGGAACACATAATTCTCGTTTCTGGAAAGTGGAAAGTTCAGAAAACTAAGTGGTTATTTGAAGTAGATAATGAGCGAGGAAGCATATTGGTTGCTGTGAATGAAGACACTCGACTTGAGGATTTTGTGAAAATCATACTTGAGGATTACGGAGTTGATTTTGCAGAAAACGACGTCGAACTGCGGTACCTTTTGCCCAAGCAGAATCAACACAAACAAAGCATCGATACACCACCTGTGAAAATAGGAAACGATAGGCAGTTTTATGCATTCTTGGGTCTCTGCAAAGTTGAGAACATTCGACTATGTGTAGAGTTTAAAGTTAACAAAATTGGTGGGAAAGCGGCTGTCGAAGATCAGAAACAACTCATACAAGGAGATGAGCCTGTgtgtgaagatgaagaagatacaGACGAGGAGGGTGATCGATTCGATTACTGTGATGATTCTGATGGAACAACATCTGATGATGAAAACTTTACTACATACGGGACTCCAGCAGACCATGTAGAAGAGGTCCAGGGATCTTCTACAAATATGATTTCTGCAAGAGTACTTAAGACACAAGAAAGAGAGTCTCCGATGAGTATATCTGATTTGCGGTCATTCAAATTTGTAGTGGGACAGAGTTTCGATTCCAAAGATGCATTGGAGACACGTCTGAAGATATGTTCAGTTGTCCAACGTTTCGATTTTGATGTGGATAAATCTACAAGAAATCTGTTTCGTGTAAAATGTTGGCTAGAAGGTTGTACGTGGAAGCTTAGAGCTTCACCAGTAGGTGAATCATCAAAGTTTACAATCCGAGTATATGTAGAGGAACATACCTGCTCCATAACAGAACGTTCATCTCGTTCCCGACAAGCTACTCCTGAAATTCTTGGACTCTTGTACAAAGACTATGTTGGTGGGGTTGAACCATCAATTTTGCCACGTCACGTTTCTAGTGCTATGAACCTGATCTTCGGAACAAAGGTCGACTACATTTTTGCTTCAAATATACTTTCTTGTCTGACCTTTGCTTCCTTTTAAATGGGTTACTGTTTTTTGTATATTACAGATGGATTATTGGAAAGCTCGTCGTACACTTATAGCTGCTAGAGATCTCGTAATGGGTTCTTCAgagaatggataccaagaattACCTACTTATCTGCACATGATTAGAATGTCAAATCCAGGGACTTTAACTCGACTGGAAGTTGATACAGAGAATAGATTTAAGTACTTATTCCTTGCATTCGGCGCTAGCATTACTGGCTTTCCATATTTGAGGAAGGTGGTGGTGGTTGATGGTACATTTTTACAAGGGAAATACAAAGGAACGCTTCTGATTGCAACATCACAGGATGGCAATTTTCAAATCTTTCCAATTGCATTTGCTGTGGTTGACACAGAGAATGATGAATCATGGACATGGTTTTTCCGCCAACTCAGCCGTGTGATACCCGATGATGAAGGATTGGCGTTAATCTCTGACAGGCACAAGTCAATAGGGAAAGCTATAGCAGTGGTCTATCCATTGGCAAGTAGGGGCATTTGCACGTACcacttatataaaaatatcttgTTACGATACAGAGGGCGTGATTTGTTTGGATTGGTAAAAAAAGCCGCCAACTCTTTTAGGGTAACTGACTTTCAAGCAACCTTCGACACAATCAAAGAGTTAAATCCAGATTTGCATGCATATTTGGAACGTGCTGATGTACGTAAGTGGGCACGAGCTCATTTCAGAGGTGACAGATATAACCTCCTTACAAGTAACATAGCTGAATCCATAAACAAAGCTTTGTCAGGTGCTAGAAGCTTGCCAATTGTTCACCTTCTAGAGTCAATCCGACTAATGATGACACGCTGGTTTGCAACAAGAAAACATGACGCTGAGTTGATGAAAACCATTCTTACTCGTGGTGTAGAGAAAGTGTTGGaggtaatattttttaaatcaggTTATGTGTTTCGCTAGACTTTCTGCTAATATACTAAGCTTTAACATGTTGCAGGGCCGGATGCCTATTGCTAATCTACTAAAGGTTCAAGCAATAGACATTCATCAATCACAGGTGACAGGAGTCTCGTCTTTACATGTTGTAAATCTGACCGAGAAGAAATGTTCTTGCCGCCGATTTGATTTGGAGAAGCTACCATGtgctcatgctatagctgctgcgGAAGCTAGAAAGATATCACGTATATCACTTTGCCACCATTACTATCGGAAGCAGTACCTATACAATGCATATTTCAATGTTGTTATGCCCAAAGATGATGCTGTTCCAATTCCTGAAGAAGTTGCAAAGCAAATCTGTTTACCACCTGATGTCCGTCAACCACCAGGAAGaccaaaaaaatcaagacataaatctattttggagaaaGTTGCAGATAAGAAACGGCCAAGGAAGGAACACACATGTAGAATTTGTAACCAGATGGGAcataattctaaaacatgtcCTCTTAAGTGATGAGTACTCGATCTACAGTTTCAGGCTTTGGTCATTTGATTTCATTTACGCTGGTGCTACATTTAGTGGTATACTCTATGGTGTTGCAATACATTTACACTTTGGTCTTTGGTGATACATCTACTTTTCATTTACTTTGGTCTTTGGTGTATTTTTTGGTGTTGCAATACGTCTTGTGATCGTAAGAAAACATTTAGTTTGAAACATTAAATCTACTACTCCAAGTACAAAGATATAATTGATCTAAGCAACCACCAAATCATACTACTAAAGAGTATTTAAATAAAACCATCCAAGTTAAATCTACTACTCCAAgtactaaaataaaaaaccatGATACACGTCCTACAACATTATAATTGGTCAAAGCAACCAGTAAATCATGCTTCTGCATCAACCTCGGCCACCTCTTCATAGATCTCTGCTGCCAACTTCATTCTTTGTTCCGGTATGATCGTATCACTCAAGCCCTGAAAAGTACATCCAATAGCaagacattcaatgtacttcaAAGAGTACACACCACAATCTCCTGGGTCATCGTTCCGGGGGGCATCCTTGTGCCTACGTAAGGCGAACTGCTGCTCAGTCTTCTTCCTTCCCGAATTTGGAGGCAGCATCTTGTTAAGCACCAGTGGAATCATTTTCATGAACGGTCTGCACTCCTCCGTCAGATCCTTATGTTCCTTCACCACACTCGGAATACTATCATATACATGGATTGTCGACTTCCGTAAATCAATGCGTAGAGCAACCCAATGGTCTCCGTTAACATGGTGGCAGAGGAACAAGGTGTCGACATCTTCATACCATTTCTTTCCGGTCACAAACTGTTCCGGATATTCTCCATTGAAAGCCTTGATGTACATATCTGACACCTCAATCTTCTTCTTGTCCTGTTTTTCGAAGTCATTAACCCATGACTTCACGAACCACCGATCTAGAAATGCAACTCGAGATGAAGAATATGGAGATATGGATTGCATGGAACGTCTGTGAAACATGAGCATCGCTGCGGCAATGTGCTGTAACAATGAAAACAATTACTTAAAATCTGTAAGCCATTAATCTTATGAATCTGATGCTCAGTTTAGAAAACTCACCGAGTCAGACAGCCAGCCGTACTTATCTGTTGGCCACTCATCTCTTGGCACCATTATCTTTAAGTAAAACTGAGCGCAAAACTCACCATATCCAGATTCCTCTTGTTCCCTAAAACAGAGCATTCAAGCAccatatatataagaagaaataGGATGGAAGAGAATATTAGAGGCAAGAGAAGACACTTACAAATCTCGCTTAATAAAGTCCATAACTTTCACCAATTTCTGTGACTCAACTTTAGCAAATGGGTCGTACGACACCGTAGATGGAGTGACGCCAGTGATTATACGCTTGACAGTTGAGTTCCCTACAAACGGCCATACTTGAGTCTTTGTCAAGTGGGGTTTTCGTTTGAGCTTTACCTTCTCCAAAGTTGAAGCAAGTTCTTGCATCACTTGTCTACACTTATCACTCTTTTCCCACTCCAAATGATTCTTCCAATCTCCTGAAGAAATAGATTTGTCATTTAGTTTTGGGATGACAAATgctttctccttcttcactttCTTCACTGGCACttcagctttcttccctttatTTTTCACATCAGTGGTCTTACGCTCCTGCTTCACCATCGtcttctttttctcctttttaacAACACATTCGATTGGTAAACCATCTTGTGAATTTATCTTCTTCTGAAGCATCCATGACTGTGTAATAGAATACAAGTGTTAGTGATATTAACAAAATTAACAGAGAAGATGAGTCTCAGAAAACATACCAACTCATTGCTAGAAGCATCATCCTCTTCTGGCACAATGGAGTTGTGATCATTGGAGTTAGCTACATCGATAGGAATGTTGACACCAGCCTTCTCTTTAAGATTCTTTACGTCTTCCACCAACATGGCAATCTTCATCATTACCTCATCCTTATATAAACCCACCTTAGCATCCACTTTAGCTTGTATGGTTGCGTCCAGTTTCTCGCTAACCTTGTCAGCTACAAAAACATCTATTCCATCGATTTTTGCAGTCAGGTTCTTCACCGACTCAACCAACCCAAGTATGGCGATGTTGTGAGCTACAACCTATAAGCAATTCACagaccaaaagaaaaattaagcCAGTGGTCAGAAATAACATATTCATTCAAAATGATAGCTACATACCGTTTCTGATGTGTGGCAACCATTGACATGTTCTGTGTCCTTCTTTCGCTTAGTAGAAGGACCCACATCCATGGTATCTAGAACACAAGGTGGGTTCACGTGACTTTTTCTCTTTGTCGATTTCGTAGCAGGCATTACTTCCCAATACTTTTCATCAAGCTGACCTTTGAGGATGTCCTGAATCAAGTTATCCAGCTCAGTATGTAATTTATTATCTTCCCACTGCGGATATCTATCCTCTATTGGCTTTTCAACCATGTGTCTCACACGAACCTGTGTAATATATACATGAttagttaaaaaataatttaaatttaattacagaAACTTAATACTTCTCTACATACCTTCTGATATGTTCTCTTTTCTTGGGCACAGAAATCTGAGAAGTTAATACGCGGACGAGATCCCCGCCATGACAGAAGAGGGACACCAGCACCTTCTCTCCGATTCCCATATTTCTCTCCTAGACCAGGGACAAACTCAAAAACCCATATTAAGAGCGCATGAACACAACCATGAAGTGTGTAACTCTTCTTTCCATCATAGGTGAGTACTTTAATAGACTCAAGAAGGCTGGTAAATCCTACACGACCCCATGGATATCGTTGGAAAGCTTCTGGATCCATCACTCTTTTAGCACAATGTAAAGGGATTCTGCTGTTGCTTGAAATTCCAAATATCCCAATGCATAGCAGACACAACAAACCTATCATCACTCGCTTTTCTCGAGACCAGTTTCTGCAAATAGGAAAAAGGGCTTGTAACTCTTTCAATGTAGGTCCTTCTGATGTCGGCACGTTCATCTCCAGCCAGAAACTTTCATGCTCCACATCCCAAATCTCATTCTTGTCGAAAGGATCACAATTTAGCCCCGTAATTTCTCCAAATTC
The nucleotide sequence above comes from Brassica napus cultivar Da-Ae chromosome A9, Da-Ae, whole genome shotgun sequence. Encoded proteins:
- the LOC106359110 gene encoding uncharacterized protein LOC106359110, whose amino-acid sequence is MEHIILVSGKWKVQKTKWLFEVDNERGSILVAVNEDTRLEDFVKIILEDYGVDFAENDVELRYLLPKQNQHKQSIDTPPVKIGNDRQFYAFLGLCKVENIRLCVEFKVNKIGGKAAVEDQKQLIQGDEPVCEDEEDTDEEGDRFDYCDDSDGTTSDDENFTTYGTPADHVEEVQGSSTNMISARVLKTQERESPMSISDLRSFKFVVGQSFDSKDALETRLKICSVVQRFDFDVDKSTRNLFRVKCWLEGCTWKLRASPVGESSKFTIRVYVEEHTCSITERSSRSRQATPEILGLLYKDYVGGVEPSILPRHVSSAMNLIFGTKMDYWKARRTLIAARDLVMGSSENGYQELPTYLHMIRMSNPGTLTRLEVDTENRFKYLFLAFGASITGFPYLRKVVVVDGTFLQGKYKGTLLIATSQDGNFQIFPIAFAVVDTENDESWTWFFRQLSRVIPDDEGLALISDRHKSIGKAIAVVYPLASRGICTYHLYKNILLRYRGRDLFGLVKKAANSFRVTDFQATFDTIKELNPDLHAYLERADVRKWARAHFRGDRYNLLTSNIAESINKALSGARSLPIVHLLESIRLMMTRWFATRKHDAELMKTILTRGVEKVLEGRMPIANLLKVQAIDIHQSQVTGVSSLHVVNLTEKKCSCRRFDLEKLPCAHAIAAAEARKISRISLCHHYYRKQYLYNAYFNVVMPKDDAVPIPEEVAKQICLPPDVRQPPGRPKKSRHKSILEKVADKKRPRKEHTCRICNQMGHNSKTCPLK
- the LOC125577791 gene encoding uncharacterized protein LOC125577791, with protein sequence MVEKPIEDRYPQWEDNKLHTELDNLIQDILKGQLDEKYWEVMPATKSTKRKSHVNPPCVLDTMDVGPSTKRKKDTEHVNGCHTSETVVAHNIAILGLVESVKNLTAKIDGIDVFVADKVSEKLDATIQAKVDAKVGLYKDEVMMKIAMLVEDVKNLKEKAGVNIPIDVANSNDHNSIVPEEDDASSNELSWMLQKKINSQDGLPIECVVKKEKKKTMVKQERKTTDVKNKGKKAEVPVKKVKKEKAFVIPKLNDKSISSGDWKNHLEWEKSDKCRQVMQELASTLEKVKLKRKPHLTKTQVWPFVGNSTVKRIITGVTPSTVSYDPFAKVESQKLVKVMDFIKRDL